A region from the Halomarina litorea genome encodes:
- a CDS encoding carbon-nitrogen hydrolase family protein yields the protein MTRVAAVQARVEDLDVNANLAHLRERCAGLPDDVSVALFPEHFLTGYAADARIEDAALDADGRELGAVREVATAEGQDLLVGFVERDGETLYNAAAYVTDTGTTVYRKRHLWGSERALLTPGEKRVVVETPVGRTGLLTCYDLNFVGESAAFTEERVDALFVVGAWPAAHGSNWRLLARARALDGVRWVVAVGRTGKRTVGDERVAYNGRSLVVNPNGRVAHALDRRPRDLVATLDPALLAEDRRAVGIFLEASESNANR from the coding sequence GTGACGCGCGTCGCCGCCGTCCAGGCCCGCGTCGAGGACCTCGACGTGAACGCGAACCTCGCGCACCTCCGGGAGCGCTGTGCCGGCCTCCCCGATGACGTCTCCGTGGCCCTGTTCCCCGAACACTTCCTGACGGGGTACGCCGCCGACGCCCGGATCGAGGACGCGGCGCTCGACGCTGACGGGCGCGAACTCGGCGCGGTGCGGGAGGTGGCGACGGCCGAGGGACAGGACCTGCTCGTCGGGTTCGTCGAACGGGACGGCGAGACGCTCTACAACGCCGCGGCGTACGTGACCGACACGGGAACGACGGTCTACCGCAAGCGCCACCTCTGGGGGAGCGAGCGCGCCCTGCTCACCCCCGGCGAGAAGCGCGTCGTCGTCGAGACGCCCGTGGGACGGACGGGCCTGCTCACCTGTTACGACCTCAACTTCGTCGGCGAGAGCGCCGCCTTCACCGAGGAGCGCGTCGACGCCCTGTTCGTCGTCGGGGCGTGGCCCGCCGCCCACGGGTCGAACTGGCGACTGCTCGCTCGCGCCCGCGCGCTCGACGGCGTCCGCTGGGTCGTGGCCGTGGGCCGCACCGGGAAGCGGACGGTCGGTGACGAGCGCGTGGCGTACAACGGCCGCTCGCTCGTAGTGAACCCGAACGGCCGCGTCGCCCACGCTCTCGACCGGCGACCCCGCGATCTCGTCGCGACGCTGGATCCCGCCCTCCTCGCGGAGGACCGTCGAGCCGTCGGGATTTTCCTCGAAGCGAGCGAATCGAATGCCAATCGGTAA
- a CDS encoding DUF7504 family protein has protein sequence MATNSRSGVFAQALAGLKRRGSGLLVVGAACSETHVGVCRRLLGDAASSDRRRLVVLTDGVPGAGARTDGGDQTTLQVIDRRPTTRGATSAATGSSSVSSDLETLRREVVAAVESFEREAGDLAPAELRVCVDSLRALVDGHGEAEVRTFLASVVEETRSRGGMCHVHLPASADSEAVERFADLFDATVEVRAVDREVDEHAVDLHGPVAVEQRWHLREEDIETDWLPL, from the coding sequence ATGGCAACGAACTCCCGGTCCGGTGTGTTCGCACAGGCGCTCGCAGGGTTGAAGCGTCGCGGTAGCGGTCTCCTCGTGGTGGGTGCTGCCTGTAGCGAGACCCACGTCGGGGTCTGTCGCCGCCTGCTCGGCGACGCCGCCTCCAGTGACCGGCGCAGGCTGGTCGTTCTGACCGACGGCGTGCCCGGCGCGGGCGCGCGCACTGACGGTGGCGACCAGACCACGCTGCAGGTTATCGACCGCCGCCCCACGACGCGCGGGGCCACAAGCGCCGCGACGGGGTCGTCGTCCGTCTCGAGCGACCTGGAGACGCTCCGCCGGGAGGTCGTCGCCGCCGTCGAGTCCTTCGAACGGGAGGCAGGCGACCTCGCGCCCGCCGAGTTGCGCGTCTGCGTGGACTCCCTGCGCGCGCTGGTCGACGGACACGGCGAGGCGGAGGTGCGGACGTTCCTCGCCTCGGTGGTCGAGGAGACGCGCTCGCGCGGCGGGATGTGCCACGTCCACCTCCCCGCCTCAGCGGACAGCGAGGCCGTCGAACGCTTCGCCGACCTGTTCGACGCCACCGTCGAGGTGCGCGCCGTCGACCGGGAGGTCGACGAACACGCCGTCGACCTCCACGGACCCGTCGCCGTCGAACAGCGCTGGCATCTCCGCGAGGAGGACATCGAGACGGACTGGCTCCCCCTCTGA
- the dpsA gene encoding DNA starvation/stationary phase protection protein DpsA: protein MSTQEEHEVRQHADEMEENALRIDTDRAEQIVDALNTDLANAYVLYHQLKKHHWNVEGAEFRDLHLFLEEAYEHLEEGADIIAERAQAIGGVPVAGPANQQERATIEFEGEDVYDIRTSLENDLEAYGDIIEGMRDHIELAANLGDYATEEILREILVDVEEDAHHIEHYLEDDTLVLEEATH from the coding sequence ATGAGCACCCAAGAAGAACACGAGGTCCGTCAGCACGCCGACGAGATGGAGGAGAACGCGCTGCGCATCGACACCGACCGCGCAGAGCAGATCGTCGACGCGCTGAACACCGACCTCGCCAACGCGTACGTCCTGTACCACCAGCTGAAGAAGCACCACTGGAACGTCGAGGGTGCCGAGTTCCGCGACCTCCACCTGTTCCTCGAGGAGGCCTACGAGCACCTCGAGGAGGGCGCGGACATCATCGCCGAGCGAGCACAGGCCATCGGCGGCGTCCCCGTCGCCGGCCCGGCCAACCAGCAGGAGCGCGCCACCATCGAGTTCGAGGGAGAGGACGTCTACGACATCCGCACCTCGCTCGAGAACGACCTCGAGGCCTACGGCGACATCATCGAAGGCATGCGCGACCACATCGAACTCGCGGCCAACCTCGGCGACTACGCGACCGAGGAGATCCTCCGCGAGATCCTCGTCGATGTCGAGGAGGACGCCCACCACATCGAGCACTACCTCGAAGACGACACCCTCGTCCTCGAGGAAGCGACGCACTGA
- a CDS encoding DUF7547 family protein — translation MSDGSTDDDLRHLLDDLSTTLDALRGELDDRDRDGRERSRHSRARRTPSVAPPRPGRFLRFTEEYTIPTLVSFLEANIRALELLQGLLGILNGSDDSRVERRQFEALGGRTMDQLDGVLTDLQDALDGQPTDPDARDLLEDARALRREIDDRIAGRDLTRREERGGRAGGRDRGGRRSRRDGGPVSIDVADAGDTTERPEREDEDAPRDDEVDVDAELDAIRREVHDGEADAGGVERGESGDGDGDEDRED, via the coding sequence ATGAGCGACGGGTCCACCGACGACGACCTCCGGCACCTGCTCGACGACCTCTCGACCACGCTCGACGCGCTCCGCGGGGAACTCGACGACCGGGACCGGGACGGTCGCGAACGGTCGCGCCACAGTCGCGCGCGCCGCACCCCCAGCGTCGCGCCACCCCGACCCGGGCGGTTCCTCCGGTTCACCGAGGAGTACACCATCCCGACGCTCGTCTCCTTCCTCGAGGCGAACATCCGCGCGCTCGAACTCCTGCAGGGGCTCCTCGGCATCCTCAACGGGAGCGACGACTCCCGCGTCGAGCGCCGGCAGTTCGAGGCGCTCGGCGGCCGGACCATGGACCAACTCGACGGTGTCCTGACCGACCTCCAGGACGCACTGGATGGCCAGCCGACGGACCCGGACGCCCGCGACTTGCTCGAAGACGCCCGCGCGCTCCGCCGCGAGATAGACGACCGCATCGCGGGCCGCGACCTGACCCGGCGCGAGGAGCGTGGGGGACGCGCAGGGGGACGCGACCGGGGGGGTCGTCGGTCCCGCCGCGACGGCGGCCCGGTGAGCATCGACGTGGCCGACGCGGGCGACACGACCGAGCGACCCGAACGCGAGGACGAGGACGCCCCCCGCGACGACGAGGTGGACGTCGACGCCGAACTCGACGCCATCCGCCGGGAGGTCCACGACGGCGAGGCGGACGCTGGCGGCGTGGAACGAGGGGAGAGTGGGGACGGAGACGGAGACGAGGACCGAGAGGACTGA
- a CDS encoding thiolase C-terminal domain-containing protein encodes MTDVAVIGASMTKFGKREGEWVMDLLAQAGMECLDDADVAPHEVDHLLVSNMASGEFEGMTGVMNALAHDLGVLPAYAQRVDQTSSSGGAGMYAAWQSVASGASDMTLLVGGEKMTHRTTGEATDVIASITHPVEYKHGVTLPSFAGLTARLYLDTFDAPRESLGKVAVKNHKNGVDNPKAQFQKEITLETALESPIVADPLRLYDFCPITDGSAALMFCPVEVAEEYTDDYVRLSGVGGATDTHVVHERADPTTMGGVVESGEQAYQMSGYGPEDIDVAELHDMFTILEFLQSEGLGFFEKGHAWEAIEEGVTERDGELPINTSGGLKSKGHPLGASGVAQGVEIYEQLMGEAGARQVDAEVGLCCNVGGFGNCVITTIMEAN; translated from the coding sequence ATGACAGACGTGGCAGTGATCGGCGCGTCGATGACGAAGTTCGGCAAGCGCGAGGGGGAGTGGGTGATGGACCTCCTCGCGCAGGCGGGCATGGAGTGTCTCGACGACGCTGACGTCGCCCCCCACGAGGTCGACCACCTCCTCGTCTCGAACATGGCCAGCGGCGAGTTCGAGGGTATGACGGGCGTGATGAACGCCCTCGCCCACGACCTCGGGGTGCTCCCGGCGTACGCACAGCGCGTCGACCAGACGTCTTCGTCGGGGGGCGCGGGGATGTACGCCGCGTGGCAGTCGGTCGCCAGCGGTGCCAGCGACATGACCCTGCTCGTCGGCGGCGAGAAGATGACCCACCGGACGACGGGCGAGGCGACGGACGTCATCGCCTCCATCACGCACCCCGTCGAGTACAAACACGGCGTCACCCTCCCGAGTTTCGCGGGGCTGACCGCCCGCCTCTACCTCGATACGTTCGACGCCCCCCGCGAGAGTCTGGGGAAGGTGGCTGTCAAAAACCACAAGAACGGCGTCGACAACCCCAAGGCGCAGTTCCAGAAGGAGATTACGCTGGAGACGGCACTGGAGTCGCCCATCGTTGCCGACCCGCTTCGCCTCTACGACTTCTGTCCCATCACCGACGGGAGCGCCGCGCTCATGTTCTGTCCCGTCGAGGTGGCCGAGGAGTACACCGACGACTACGTGCGTCTGTCGGGCGTCGGCGGCGCGACGGACACCCACGTCGTCCACGAGCGTGCGGACCCCACGACGATGGGCGGCGTCGTCGAGAGCGGGGAACAGGCCTACCAGATGTCCGGCTACGGGCCCGAGGACATCGACGTGGCCGAACTCCACGACATGTTCACCATCCTCGAGTTCCTCCAGAGCGAGGGGCTCGGCTTCTTCGAGAAGGGTCACGCGTGGGAGGCCATCGAGGAGGGCGTCACCGAACGCGACGGCGAGTTGCCCATCAACACCTCGGGCGGCCTGAAGAGCAAGGGCCACCCCCTCGGAGCCTCGGGCGTCGCACAGGGCGTGGAGATATACGAGCAACTGATGGGCGAGGCCGGTGCCCGGCAGGTCGACGCGGAGGTCGGCCTCTGCTGTAACGTCGGCGGGTTCGGCAACTGCGTCATCACCACCATCATGGAGGCCAACTGA
- a CDS encoding ABC transporter permease, with protein MATNTVEERVGGRSVGLTLVAGAIAAVVLSPLVWLLAGAFEARDSLSLLVADTTVEVFVNSVALAAGVTGASIVIGVPLAFLTVRTDLPAKRLFTVLLAMPLVVPSYIGAFAFVSAFGPRGRLQGILAPLGVESLPSIYGFGGTVLVLTLYTYPYVFITTRAALKTVDTSLIDAARTLQHDGWETFRRVTFPQIRPAIGAGSLLVALYALSDFGTPQIMRYDVFTRVIFSAQKYDLDLAVLLSLQLVVVTLVILAIESRVRGGGVQSDHPGRRASSLRLGRLKVPAVLACLAVPTLALAVPLGILGLWLVNTGRTTSSLAFQPEYVLNSVGLSFAAALVAAVCALPIALVAARQRGLVPAALERSAYVGYAIPGLVIGLALVFFGAHYGGEFYRQGVILLPLLVFAYVVRFLPQAVGSTRTSFEQVSSTLEEAARTLGEPPSRAFRRVTLPLVAPGVLGGAALVFLTTMKELPATLLLRPAGFDTLVTHLWSAEQQGYYGQAAIPALVLLLVSALSLLVMVRLEGYDVE; from the coding sequence ATGGCGACCAACACCGTCGAGGAGCGAGTCGGGGGCCGGTCGGTCGGGCTCACCCTCGTCGCGGGGGCCATCGCCGCCGTCGTCCTCTCACCGCTCGTCTGGTTGCTCGCGGGCGCGTTCGAGGCCCGCGACAGCCTCTCGCTCCTCGTCGCCGACACGACCGTCGAGGTGTTCGTCAACAGCGTCGCCCTCGCCGCGGGCGTCACGGGCGCGTCCATCGTCATCGGCGTCCCCCTCGCCTTCCTCACCGTCAGGACCGACCTGCCCGCGAAGCGCCTCTTCACCGTGTTGCTGGCGATGCCCCTCGTCGTCCCCTCCTACATCGGCGCGTTCGCGTTCGTCTCGGCGTTCGGCCCCCGCGGGCGACTGCAGGGTATCCTCGCCCCCCTCGGCGTCGAGTCCCTGCCCTCCATCTACGGGTTCGGCGGGACCGTCCTCGTCCTCACGCTGTACACCTACCCCTACGTGTTCATCACGACGCGCGCGGCGCTGAAGACGGTCGACACCTCGCTCATCGACGCCGCACGCACCCTCCAGCACGACGGGTGGGAGACGTTCAGGCGCGTCACCTTCCCGCAGATTCGCCCCGCAATCGGGGCCGGGTCGCTCCTCGTCGCCCTCTACGCGCTCTCGGACTTCGGGACGCCCCAGATCATGCGCTACGACGTGTTCACGCGCGTCATCTTCTCCGCCCAGAAGTACGACCTCGACCTCGCGGTGTTGCTATCGCTTCAACTGGTGGTCGTGACGCTCGTCATCCTCGCAATCGAGTCGCGCGTGCGCGGCGGCGGCGTCCAGTCCGACCACCCCGGACGGCGGGCCTCGTCGCTCCGACTGGGCCGACTGAAGGTCCCCGCGGTGCTCGCCTGCCTCGCGGTGCCGACGCTCGCACTCGCCGTTCCCCTCGGTATCCTCGGCCTCTGGCTGGTCAACACGGGCCGGACGACGAGTTCGCTCGCCTTCCAGCCGGAGTACGTCCTGAACTCGGTGGGCCTGTCGTTCGCGGCGGCCCTCGTCGCCGCCGTCTGTGCGCTCCCCATCGCCCTCGTCGCGGCGCGACAGAGAGGGCTGGTTCCGGCCGCCCTCGAACGCTCTGCGTACGTCGGCTACGCGATTCCGGGGCTGGTCATCGGCCTCGCGCTGGTCTTCTTCGGGGCACACTACGGCGGCGAGTTCTACCGGCAGGGCGTCATCCTCCTGCCCCTGCTCGTATTCGCCTACGTCGTCCGGTTCCTCCCGCAGGCGGTCGGGTCGACGCGCACCTCCTTCGAGCAGGTATCCTCGACGCTCGAAGAGGCCGCCCGCACCCTCGGGGAGCCGCCCTCGCGGGCGTTTCGGCGGGTGACGCTCCCCCTCGTCGCCCCCGGGGTACTCGGCGGGGCGGCGCTCGTCTTCCTCACGACGATGAAGGAACTGCCCGCGACGCTCCTGCTCAGACCCGCGGGGTTCGACACCCTCGTGACGCACCTCTGGTCGGCCGAACAACAGGGCTATTACGGACAGGCCGCCATACCTGCACTCGTGTTGTTGCTGGTGAGTGCGCTCTCGTTGCTCGTCATGGTCAGACTGGAGGGGTACGATGTCGAATGA
- a CDS encoding beta-ketoacyl-ACP reductase, whose product MILEEQTCVVTGASRGIGRGIATELGSNGANVVVNYRSSESEAHEVVDEIEAAGGRAIAVQADVADFDAVASMGEATHDAFGAPDVLVNNAGLTIDKTFANMTREDWDRVMDVNLGGVYNCTKVFFEDLKDADEGRLINISSVVGQQGNYGQANYATTKSGLFGFTRTIALEMARSGSTANCVAPGFVETDMLEVVPDRVQEKIIERIPLGRFATVDDVSGIVRFLASKESSYMTGQILGVNGGMEW is encoded by the coding sequence ATGATCCTCGAAGAACAGACCTGCGTCGTGACCGGTGCCTCGCGCGGCATCGGTCGGGGTATCGCCACAGAACTAGGGAGCAACGGGGCGAACGTCGTCGTGAACTACCGTTCGTCCGAATCGGAAGCCCACGAAGTCGTCGACGAGATCGAGGCCGCGGGCGGGCGAGCCATCGCGGTGCAGGCAGACGTCGCGGACTTCGACGCCGTCGCCTCGATGGGCGAGGCGACCCACGACGCCTTCGGCGCGCCGGACGTCCTCGTGAACAACGCGGGCCTGACCATCGACAAGACGTTCGCGAACATGACCCGCGAGGACTGGGACCGGGTGATGGACGTGAACCTCGGGGGTGTCTACAACTGCACCAAGGTGTTCTTCGAGGACCTGAAGGACGCCGACGAGGGCCGTCTCATCAACATCTCGTCGGTGGTGGGCCAGCAGGGCAACTACGGGCAGGCCAACTACGCGACCACCAAGTCCGGCCTCTTCGGGTTCACGCGGACCATCGCCCTCGAGATGGCCCGCTCCGGGTCGACCGCCAACTGCGTCGCGCCCGGGTTCGTCGAGACGGACATGCTCGAAGTGGTCCCCGACCGCGTCCAGGAGAAGATCATCGAGCGCATTCCCCTCGGCCGGTTCGCCACCGTCGACGACGTCAGTGGTATCGTGCGGTTCCTCGCCAGTAAGGAGTCCAGCTACATGACCGGGCAGATCCTCGGCGTCAACGGCGGCATGGAGTGGTGA
- a CDS encoding extracellular solute-binding protein, translated as MSDNGHRRRRVLQAVGAVGTAGLAGCLDVFGGGGDNQTFQPGQIGSGRGGDYVPAGTPMEAMPDLSGTIDVYSGRGQALVGRLFDYLHEQYPDLTINPRYEDSITLVNKIREEGSNSPADVFYSVNAGSLGALAEAGRTATLPDDVLGLAKEEFRDPEGEWTGTSGRARTIPYNTDTFGEGDIPDDIFAFPEASRFDDAMGWAPSYGSFQAFVTAMRVLNGREKTKQWLQGMLDSGVQEYADEFAIAQAVADGEIQAGFANHYYIQRVLDARPDAPLATAFTTNDAGAVFNVAGAAVVDTANDTDMAANFVRHLLSAEAQEYFITQTYEYPVIPEAQPIGDLPPVEELSPPPELDLSQLADYGPTIELLREVGITV; from the coding sequence ATGAGCGACAACGGCCACCGGCGGCGCCGGGTGCTTCAGGCGGTAGGAGCAGTCGGCACTGCCGGACTCGCGGGCTGTCTCGACGTGTTCGGCGGTGGCGGTGACAACCAGACCTTCCAGCCGGGCCAGATCGGGTCGGGTCGCGGCGGCGACTACGTCCCCGCGGGGACGCCCATGGAGGCGATGCCGGACCTCTCGGGGACCATCGACGTCTACTCGGGGCGCGGACAGGCCCTCGTCGGTCGCCTGTTCGACTACCTCCACGAGCAGTACCCCGACCTGACCATCAACCCGCGGTACGAGGACTCCATCACGCTCGTCAACAAGATACGGGAAGAGGGGTCGAACAGCCCCGCGGACGTCTTCTACTCGGTCAACGCGGGGTCGCTGGGCGCACTCGCGGAGGCGGGCCGGACCGCGACGCTCCCCGACGACGTTCTCGGCCTCGCGAAAGAGGAGTTCCGCGACCCGGAGGGCGAGTGGACGGGCACCTCCGGGCGCGCGCGGACCATCCCGTACAACACCGACACGTTCGGCGAGGGGGACATCCCCGACGACATCTTCGCGTTCCCCGAGGCCTCCCGGTTCGACGACGCGATGGGCTGGGCACCCTCCTACGGGTCGTTCCAGGCGTTCGTCACCGCGATGCGCGTCCTCAACGGACGTGAGAAGACCAAGCAGTGGCTCCAGGGGATGCTCGACTCGGGCGTCCAGGAGTACGCCGACGAGTTCGCCATCGCGCAGGCGGTGGCCGACGGCGAGATTCAGGCCGGGTTCGCGAACCACTACTACATCCAGCGGGTCCTCGACGCGCGCCCCGACGCCCCCCTCGCGACGGCGTTCACGACGAACGACGCGGGCGCGGTGTTCAACGTCGCGGGCGCGGCGGTCGTGGACACGGCAAACGACACCGACATGGCCGCGAACTTCGTCCGCCACCTCCTCTCGGCGGAGGCACAGGAGTACTTCATCACCCAGACCTACGAGTACCCGGTCATCCCGGAGGCACAGCCGATCGGCGACCTGCCGCCCGTCGAGGAGTTGAGCCCGCCGCCGGAACTCGACCTCTCGCAACTGGCGGACTACGGGCCGACCATCGAACTCCTGCGGGAGGTCGGTATCACCGTCTGA
- a CDS encoding Zn-ribbon domain-containing OB-fold protein, which yields MSHDENGENAMEATRYADGSLSYPGHPVGPDGSEPVETVDLSEYTATVVTWTTSTATPPGVRAPNHLAIVEFDVEGEPVRALGQLTTDGVDIGDEVRPVYVEELREPGAGIREPASQEWDGFRFEPVE from the coding sequence ATGAGCCACGACGAGAACGGCGAGAACGCGATGGAGGCGACCCGCTACGCGGACGGCAGTCTGAGCTACCCCGGCCACCCGGTCGGTCCCGACGGGTCGGAACCCGTGGAGACGGTGGACCTCTCGGAGTACACCGCCACCGTCGTGACGTGGACGACGAGTACCGCGACACCGCCCGGCGTGCGCGCCCCGAACCACCTCGCCATCGTCGAGTTCGACGTGGAGGGCGAACCGGTCCGCGCGCTCGGACAACTCACCACCGACGGCGTCGACATCGGCGACGAGGTCCGCCCGGTGTACGTCGAGGAACTGCGCGAACCGGGCGCGGGCATCCGCGAACCGGCGAGTCAGGAGTGGGACGGGTTCCGCTTCGAACCCGTCGAGTAG
- a CDS encoding acyl-CoA carboxylase subunit beta, with product MSGDAQQTASEEDPVEELRRRREAAHLGGGEDRIDRQHSLGKMTARERIDYFLDDGTFRELDTFVEHQSTNFDMAEKTYPGDAVVTGRGEVDGRPVYVFAHDFTVLGGSVGEVVADKVCKAMDKAIENGVPVVGLNDSGGARIQEGVDSLVGFARIFRRNTKASGLIPQISAIMGPCAGGATYSPALTDFTLMVEDTSHMMITGPDVIETVTGEQISKEELGGAGTHAGTSGVAHMACPGEETALDSVADLLAFLPSNHLEDPPRAEPYDDPKRSCDGLRDIVPDEAKKPYDVVDVVDELVDTGSFLEVHGSWARSMVVGFAHMDGRPVGIVANQPRANAGTIDIEASEKTARFVRTCDSFNVPVITLVDTPGFMPGTDQEHNGIIRHGAKLIYAYAEATVPLLTVVTRKAYGGAYIVMGSKELGADLNYAWPGAEMAVLGPRGAVNILYRKELQNADDPEARRQELMDEYREEFANPYKPAQRGYIDDVVEPETTRTRLVEDLDLLERKRAETPAKDHGNIPL from the coding sequence ATGAGCGGGGACGCACAGCAGACGGCGTCGGAGGAGGACCCCGTCGAGGAGCTGCGTCGTCGCCGCGAGGCCGCCCACCTCGGCGGCGGGGAGGACCGAATCGACCGCCAGCACTCGCTGGGCAAGATGACCGCCCGCGAGCGCATCGACTACTTCCTCGACGACGGTACGTTCCGCGAACTCGACACCTTCGTCGAACACCAGTCGACGAACTTCGACATGGCCGAGAAGACCTACCCCGGCGACGCCGTCGTCACCGGGCGGGGGGAGGTGGACGGCCGGCCGGTGTACGTCTTCGCCCACGACTTCACCGTCCTCGGCGGGTCCGTCGGGGAGGTGGTCGCCGACAAGGTCTGCAAGGCCATGGACAAGGCCATCGAGAACGGCGTGCCCGTCGTCGGCCTGAACGACTCCGGCGGCGCGCGCATCCAGGAGGGCGTGGACTCGCTGGTCGGGTTCGCGCGCATCTTCCGCCGGAACACGAAGGCGTCGGGCCTCATCCCACAGATTTCGGCCATCATGGGGCCGTGTGCGGGCGGGGCGACGTACTCGCCCGCCCTCACCGACTTCACCCTGATGGTGGAGGACACCAGCCACATGATGATAACGGGGCCGGACGTCATCGAGACGGTCACCGGCGAGCAGATATCGAAGGAGGAACTCGGCGGGGCGGGGACCCACGCCGGCACCTCCGGGGTGGCCCACATGGCCTGTCCCGGCGAGGAGACGGCGCTGGACTCCGTCGCGGACCTCCTCGCCTTCCTCCCGTCGAACCACCTCGAGGACCCGCCGCGGGCCGAACCGTACGACGACCCCAAGCGGTCGTGTGACGGCCTCCGCGACATCGTCCCGGACGAGGCGAAGAAGCCCTACGACGTCGTGGACGTCGTCGACGAACTCGTCGACACGGGGTCGTTCCTCGAGGTTCACGGCTCGTGGGCGCGCAGCATGGTCGTCGGCTTCGCCCACATGGACGGCCGTCCCGTGGGAATCGTCGCCAACCAGCCACGCGCGAACGCGGGCACCATCGACATCGAGGCCAGCGAGAAGACGGCACGGTTCGTCCGCACCTGCGACTCGTTCAACGTCCCGGTCATCACCCTCGTGGACACGCCGGGGTTCATGCCGGGGACCGACCAGGAGCACAACGGCATCATCCGCCACGGCGCGAAACTCATCTACGCCTACGCCGAGGCCACCGTCCCCCTGCTGACCGTCGTGACGCGCAAGGCCTACGGCGGCGCGTACATCGTCATGGGGTCGAAGGAACTCGGCGCTGACCTCAACTACGCGTGGCCCGGCGCGGAGATGGCCGTCCTCGGCCCGCGCGGCGCGGTGAACATCCTCTACCGGAAGGAACTCCAGAACGCCGACGACCCCGAGGCGCGGCGACAGGAGTTGATGGACGAGTACCGCGAGGAGTTCGCCAACCCGTACAAGCCCGCCCAGCGGGGGTACATCGACGACGTCGTCGAACCGGAGACCACCCGCACGCGCCTCGTCGAGGACCTCGACCTCCTCGAACGCAAGCGCGCCGAGACGCCCGCGAAGGACCACGGCAACATCCCGCTCTGA
- a CDS encoding alpha-1 4-glucan-protein synthase, which yields MSADTCVIVPTIREFECVREYVENAREYGHADRLHFVLVTEDFCDTDAMRAMLDDLDVVGEVFDGSRREAWYEAQGIEEFSHLVPAASHAETSFGLLYLWAHPEFDFGVFIDDDTLPHETDFFGRHYRNLAYEGEVAAVESDERWVNVLYQNFDDHGLYPRGYPYSAMDETVEVGTEAVERVVASQGLWTNVPDLDAVRILMDGDLRGQARTRTTREDYGEEFVAVRGQYLTVCSMNLAFRREVVPAFYQLPMDDNPWDVGRFDDIWSGVFLKRACDIVGTQILNGYPLCEHNKAPRSTFDDLNNEVPALELNEHVWEVVDDAGEDTDSYGEAFAAMADALVTHENDYNNSEFLTFVGEHMREWLDCLDALGTEPVRAAPAPADD from the coding sequence ATGTCCGCCGACACCTGCGTCATCGTCCCGACAATCCGGGAGTTCGAGTGCGTCCGCGAGTACGTGGAGAACGCCCGCGAGTACGGCCACGCCGACCGACTGCACTTCGTCCTCGTCACGGAGGACTTCTGTGACACCGACGCGATGCGCGCGATGCTCGACGACCTCGACGTCGTCGGCGAGGTGTTCGACGGGTCCCGCCGCGAGGCGTGGTACGAGGCGCAGGGAATCGAGGAGTTCTCCCACCTCGTCCCCGCCGCCAGCCACGCCGAGACGAGTTTCGGCCTGCTCTACCTCTGGGCGCACCCCGAGTTCGACTTCGGCGTCTTCATCGACGACGACACCCTCCCCCACGAGACGGACTTCTTCGGTCGACACTACCGCAACCTCGCCTACGAGGGCGAGGTGGCCGCCGTCGAGAGCGACGAACGGTGGGTGAACGTCCTCTACCAGAACTTCGACGACCACGGCCTCTACCCCCGCGGCTACCCGTACAGCGCGATGGACGAGACGGTCGAGGTGGGCACCGAAGCGGTGGAGCGAGTCGTCGCCTCGCAGGGTCTCTGGACGAACGTGCCCGACCTCGACGCCGTGCGCATCCTGATGGACGGCGACCTGCGGGGACAGGCCCGGACCCGGACCACGCGCGAGGACTACGGCGAGGAGTTCGTCGCCGTCCGGGGCCAGTACCTCACGGTGTGTTCGATGAACCTCGCGTTCCGCCGCGAGGTGGTCCCCGCGTTCTACCAGTTGCCGATGGACGACAACCCGTGGGACGTGGGCCGCTTCGACGACATCTGGTCGGGCGTCTTCCTCAAGCGCGCCTGCGACATCGTCGGCACGCAGATTCTCAACGGCTACCCGCTCTGTGAGCACAACAAGGCCCCGCGCTCGACGTTCGACGACCTGAACAACGAGGTTCCGGCGCTGGAACTCAACGAACACGTCTGGGAGGTCGTCGACGACGCCGGGGAGGACACCGACTCCTACGGCGAGGCGTTCGCCGCCATGGCCGACGCCCTCGTCACCCACGAGAACGACTACAACAACAGCGAGTTCCTCACCTTCGTCGGCGAACACATGCGCGAGTGGCTGGACTGCCTGGACGCCCTCGGGACCGAACCGGTCCGGGCCGCGCCCGCCCCCGCGGACGACTGA